The DNA segment CTGGACGATGCCGTGCTGCGTTACCTGCTGCTGCATTGCCGCCGCGACCTGCCCTCGCTGCTTGCCACCATCGACCGGCTTGACGAAATCTCGCTCGCGCGGCAACGCCCGCCGACGCTGCCGCTGCTACGTGATCTGATGTCTGAAACCCGACAAACGGAAATTAAATGAAGTTAGCATTATTTGACCTGGATAACACTTTATTAAGCGGCGACAGCGATTTCGAATGGGCGCAGTTCCTGATCTCGCGTGGCGTGCTCGACCGCGAAGTGCATGAAGCGGAAAACCTGAAGTTCTACGAACAATACAAGGACGGCACGCTCGATATCCATGCCTTTCTCGATTTCCAACTGGCGCCGCTGGCCCGTCACACGCGCACGGAACTCGATGCCTGGCATGTACAGTTCATGGCCGAGCGCATCCTGCCCATGATCTGCGACAAGGCGCGGCAACTGGTGCAACACCACGCCGATGAAGGCGCACTGATAGCCATTGTCACTGCCACCAACAGTTTCATCACGGCGCCGATCTGCCGCGAATTCGGCATTCCGCACCTGATCGCGACCATTCCCGCGGAACTTGGCGGCCAATTTACAGGCAAGGTGGAA comes from the Georgfuchsia toluolica genome and includes:
- a CDS encoding HAD family hydrolase, with the translated sequence MKLALFDLDNTLLSGDSDFEWAQFLISRGVLDREVHEAENLKFYEQYKDGTLDIHAFLDFQLAPLARHTRTELDAWHVQFMAERILPMICDKARQLVQHHADEGALIAIVTATNSFITAPICREFGIPHLIATIPAELGGQFTGKVEGIPSFKEGKIVRVESWLKSLGHDWHSFSSSYFYSDSHNDLPLLHKVSHPVAVDPDDTLRATALAAGWPVISLRS